A genomic segment from Solenopsis invicta isolate M01_SB chromosome 5, UNIL_Sinv_3.0, whole genome shotgun sequence encodes:
- the LOC120357909 gene encoding uncharacterized protein LOC120357909 has product MAGIDWFKGFKNRHTNISIRVPEGCSIARASAFNKINVDNFFDKLNEVLKRNSFMDGSRLYNMDETSTSTVQNARKIICLKGVKQVHQVKSAERGTSVTTCCFIRAGVIIPPVMIFPRKYFKSSMIINAFPGTLGLANDKGYMTKETFVDVMKHFVKCSSSSKENPTLLLIDNVKTHLSASAINIARENGVTLFTFPPHCTHKLQPLDVGIFGPFKLYYDNAINS; this is encoded by the exons ATGGCTGGTATAGATTGGTTTAAAG GTTTCAAGAATCGGCATACAAATATATCAATTCGAGTTCCAGAAGGCTGCAGTATTGCTCGTGCTTCagcattcaataaaataaatgtcgACAATTTTTTTGATAAGCTGAATGAAGTTCTCAAGAGGAATTCTTTTATGGATGGATCCAGACTTTACAATATGGATGAAACTAGTACTAGCACAGTGCAGAATGCCAGGAAAATCATCTGTCTCAAAGGTGTAAAACAAGTGCATCAGGTAAAGAGTGCGGAGAGAGGTACTTCAGTAACAACCTGCTGTTTTATTCGTGCTGGAGTAATAATACCTCCTGTAATGATTTTTCCTCGAAAATACTTTAAGAGTAGTATGATAATAAATGCTTTTCCTGGAACTCTTGGACTAGCCAATGATAAAGGTTATATGACAAAAGAAACCTTCGTTGATGTTATGAAACACTTTGTGAAGTGTTCAAGTTCTTCTAAAGAAAATCCCACCCTTCTTTTAATTGATAATGTTAAAACTCATTTGTCAGCCAGCGCTATAAATATTGCCCGAGAAAATGGAGTAACACTTTTCACTTTTCCTCCGCATTGTACGCACAAACTCCAGCCTTTAGATGTAGGAATTTTTGGTCCTTTTAAGTTATATTATGATAATGCAATAAATAGTTAG